Genomic segment of candidate division WOR-3 bacterium:
CGGCGGTTGCCTTTCATTACCGGAAAGACGGAATAATTGTTGATTTAGGAACTGCCACTACCATTTCCGCAGTTACTAAGGAAGGGAAATTTTTGGGCGGCCTTATCGCGCCGGGAATTTTATCGGCCCTCTCTTTCCTAAAAAAGGCTGAAAGGCTCCGACCTTTTTCCTCTTATTTTCTTATGAACCGTCCTTTAAGAAAAATCCCTCCCCCCTATTTAGCCCAAGATACCGAAAATGGCATCCGAAACGGCATCTACCTCTTCCTTAAATCTTTTTTGGAAGGGACGATAAAAAAGATAAAATTGGAAATGCCCCAAAGAAGTTTCACCACCTTTCTCACTGGTGGTTTATCCTTCCTTCTCAGTCCGATCTTAGAAGGGATAGACATCATTGACCCCTTTCTTAACCTGCGGGGTCTTTGTATGATATATTACTTAAATAAAATTCGGAGGTAAAAATGGGTTGCATCGGCGTTTTTCTGGATATCCAGAATGTCCAGGAGACATTTGAGCGCCAAGGGAAAGAGGTGCGCTATGATGCCCTGCAGCGAAACATCATTGTCCGCTTAAAACGAGACGCTCGGGAGTACAAATTCGTTGCCTTTGTTCCTTATAAGAGAGATGATGAAAGGAGACAGAGGCTAATTGATGCCTTATCCTTTATGAACTACCGGGTTGTTTCCAAAATGGTGCGGGAGAGGTTGGATGGTAGTTTTAAGGCGAATATGGATATTGAGATCACATTGGAGATTCTCTCAATGAATCCTTACTTGGATGAAGTGGTGCTCGTCACTGGGGATGGAGACTTCGTCGCCTTAGTTGATTACCTCTCCCGGCAGGGAAAGAGGGTGACGGTGATTGGCTTAGGAAAGGGTTATACCTCGGTGGAACTGATTCGCGCCTGTGACGAATACCTCAATTTAGACGAACTGGAAGGGGTGATAAAAGAGATCTACCTCTAAAAGGAAATTTTCCTGCGGAGTAATGCCTTACTTCTTAGGGATTGAGACCTCAGGGATGGAGACTGGAGTCTGCCTCTTAAAAGAAGAAACGGAATTTTTAATCCTAAAATCGGCTGCGGAGGGGAAGCATCAAGAAAATCTCTTCCTTCTCCTTAAAGATCTCTTCTCCCACTTCCGAATTCAACCGTCCGACCTCACCGGAATCGGGGTGACGATTGGCCCGGGTATGTTCACCTCTTTAAGGGTTGGCTTAGCCGCCGCCAAAGCCCTCTCTCTGCCCCATAAGATACCAATTAAAGGGATTGATACCTTTTTGGGCCTTACCCAAACATTTTATAACCTATTTCCCGAGGAAGAAGAAACCATTATTCCCGTAATTGATGCCAAAAGAAACCAAGTCTACGCCCAGGTCTATAAAAGAAAAGAGAAAAATTCCGAACCCCTCCTCACCTTTCCGGAAGAGATTGTCAAAAGATACCCAGATGCCATCTTCTTTGGTTCCGGGATAAAATCTTATCCTCAGGTCTTTTTACCTGCTAAGAGAGCAAATCTCTTTTTCCCCTTACCAGAAGTGATTTGCCAGTTAGCCAAAGAAGCGATTACCCGGGGCGAGATTGATGACCCCTCGGAACTTGTTCCCTTTTACATCAAAGAGCCGGACATCCGTGTTTGAGATGAAGAAAGGGATCATAATCTTTTTTGCCCTGTATGCCTTATTGACTTGCCAAAAGGGAGAACGGGGCGGGTATGACTATCTCTTAAAAGAACCAGAAGATATCATACACCCACCATCCGGGACTGCCAATGCCTGGATCACCATCATCGGTGGCAACCATACCGGTCAATACTATGTCTCGCCTGATGGTAATGACAATAATCCAGGAACTTTTGATCAACCTTTCAAAACGATTGCCCAAGCGGCAACCCATCTCCAACCTGGAGATACCCTT
This window contains:
- a CDS encoding type III pantothenate kinase: MRPNWLLAIDIGNSFTHCGLFREKNLIIEMRWPTREKIKEGNNCFSYLVKKADEVIIASVVAKKGEELKNLIRGNYRKKVYSLKDDLETGLKISYGSKESPLGEDRIAGASAVAFHYRKDGIIVDLGTATTISAVTKEGKFLGGLIAPGILSALSFLKKAERLRPFSSYFLMNRPLRKIPPPYLAQDTENGIRNGIYLFLKSFLEGTIKKIKLEMPQRSFTTFLTGGLSFLLSPILEGIDIIDPFLNLRGLCMIYYLNKIRR
- a CDS encoding NYN domain-containing protein; its protein translation is MGCIGVFLDIQNVQETFERQGKEVRYDALQRNIIVRLKRDAREYKFVAFVPYKRDDERRQRLIDALSFMNYRVVSKMVRERLDGSFKANMDIEITLEILSMNPYLDEVVLVTGDGDFVALVDYLSRQGKRVTVIGLGKGYTSVELIRACDEYLNLDELEGVIKEIYL
- the tsaB gene encoding tRNA (adenosine(37)-N6)-threonylcarbamoyltransferase complex dimerization subunit type 1 TsaB — encoded protein: MPYFLGIETSGMETGVCLLKEETEFLILKSAAEGKHQENLFLLLKDLFSHFRIQPSDLTGIGVTIGPGMFTSLRVGLAAAKALSLPHKIPIKGIDTFLGLTQTFYNLFPEEEETIIPVIDAKRNQVYAQVYKRKEKNSEPLLTFPEEIVKRYPDAIFFGSGIKSYPQVFLPAKRANLFFPLPEVICQLAKEAITRGEIDDPSELVPFYIKEPDIRV